In one uncultured Cohaesibacter sp. genomic region, the following are encoded:
- a CDS encoding DUF4365 domain-containing protein: protein MGLTNQRQGQIGVNVVERIVLAEWGARWQPLEAHNDDAIDGLIFLEKGGELSGQIVFVQIKCLAAPLRNSGKYAIPINAPNLARNLGAWRKVVGAAIVVLVDPETLVARWTDIRPEATRTSSQIYVPSNNLFNKAAKHVISGLCGTLHQDLQAQKVHTFAEDFPHLRCRDHIQRSSRQVYKSLQNVPTRLGGNGEQVHFDREGWRHITRPDRSQLTRYQSFVLLGAVRKIIESYNVRLIDSSKPLSNMLDVSFMQIDSMVSFPFRQTGLIRLVLKCVNVGSNDSPKLKFWTVYEPRRKLNGMGVQEPRRP from the coding sequence ATGGGGTTAACTAACCAAAGGCAGGGACAAATAGGCGTCAACGTCGTAGAGCGTATCGTGCTCGCGGAGTGGGGCGCAAGATGGCAACCTCTTGAGGCCCATAACGATGATGCCATTGATGGCCTGATTTTTTTGGAAAAAGGAGGAGAACTGTCGGGTCAGATAGTTTTTGTTCAGATCAAATGCCTTGCCGCCCCACTGCGAAACAGCGGAAAATATGCCATCCCAATCAATGCGCCGAACTTAGCAAGAAACTTAGGTGCTTGGCGCAAGGTTGTTGGAGCGGCAATTGTGGTTCTGGTTGATCCAGAAACGCTAGTAGCTCGATGGACGGACATTAGGCCGGAGGCAACTCGAACTTCATCGCAAATCTATGTGCCGAGCAATAACCTATTCAACAAAGCAGCAAAGCATGTAATTTCTGGGTTATGTGGAACTCTTCACCAAGATCTACAGGCGCAGAAGGTACATACATTTGCAGAGGACTTTCCTCACCTCAGATGTCGTGATCACATCCAGCGTTCGTCACGCCAGGTCTATAAATCGCTACAGAATGTGCCGACACGCCTAGGGGGTAACGGTGAGCAGGTTCACTTTGATCGAGAAGGATGGAGACACATCACGCGGCCCGATCGCAGTCAACTGACCAGATATCAGAGCTTTGTATTACTGGGTGCGGTCAGAAAAATCATTGAGAGCTACAATGTCAGGCTGATCGACTCAAGCAAGCCTCTATCGAATATGCTTGATGTTTCATTCATGCAAATCGACAGCATGGTCAGCTTTCCGTTCCGCCAAACAGGACTCATCCGTTTGGTTCTGAAATGCGTCAATGTGGGAAGTAATGATAGCCCGAAGCTGAAGTTTTGGACGGTGTACGAACCGCGCCGAAAGTTGAATGGAATGGGCGTGCAAGAGCCACGACGCCCATAA